A genomic stretch from Marinimicrobium sp. C6131 includes:
- the proC gene encoding pyrroline-5-carboxylate reductase has translation MTNTQHPRLAFIGAGNMARSIIGGLVQEGYPAERIRASDPNNAALEQLSRDFGIGTGDNAEVAEWAEVVVLAVKPQVMKTVTEALRPSLAHHPLLISIAAGIDGASLSRWLGEDQAVVRCMPNTPALVKTGASGLYANRHTSPAQRQQAEQILGAVGTVQWLENEQRMDAVTAVSGSGPAYFFLVMEAMIDAGVQQGLTREAATELTLQTALGAATLARTSDVGVDELRRRVMSPGGTTEAAIESFERDGLRDIFQRAMTACAERSVSLAKALGQ, from the coding sequence ATGACCAACACGCAACATCCCCGGCTGGCCTTTATCGGCGCCGGCAACATGGCCCGCAGTATCATTGGTGGCCTGGTACAGGAAGGCTATCCCGCCGAGCGCATCCGGGCCAGCGACCCGAACAATGCCGCACTGGAACAGCTCAGCCGCGACTTCGGTATCGGCACGGGCGACAACGCCGAGGTGGCCGAGTGGGCCGAGGTGGTGGTGCTCGCGGTCAAGCCCCAGGTGATGAAAACCGTCACCGAAGCCCTGCGCCCGAGCCTGGCCCATCATCCCCTGCTGATTTCCATCGCCGCCGGTATCGACGGGGCCAGCCTGAGTCGCTGGCTGGGCGAGGACCAGGCGGTTGTCCGCTGCATGCCCAACACGCCAGCCCTGGTCAAAACCGGGGCCAGCGGCCTGTATGCGAACCGCCATACCAGCCCCGCGCAGCGCCAACAGGCGGAACAGATTCTGGGCGCCGTCGGCACGGTTCAATGGCTGGAGAACGAGCAGCGGATGGATGCAGTGACCGCCGTTTCGGGCTCCGGCCCCGCCTACTTTTTCCTGGTCATGGAAGCGATGATCGACGCCGGCGTCCAACAGGGACTGACCCGGGAAGCCGCCACCGAGCTGACCTTGCAGACCGCGCTGGGCGCTGCCACCCTGGCTCGCACCAGCGACGTCGGCGTGGACGAACTGCGTCGGCGCGTCATGTCGCCGGGAGGCACGACCGAAGCCGCCATCGAGTCATTTGAACGCGACGGCCTGCGCGACATCTTCCAGCGTGCCATGACCGCCTGCGCTGAGCGCTCGGTCAGCCTGGCCAAAGCCCTGGGGCAGTAA
- a CDS encoding YggT family protein, producing the protein MSTSAEIAIYIIRTLGSLYLMLVLLRFLFQMVRADFYNPISQFVAKATNPLLMPLRKVIPGFFGVDLAALVLALAVQWLLIQLVLVIAGLGFLNPLYTIAWSAIGLLSVVLSIYFWCLIISIIASWVAPFSQHPALILVRQLVAPVMAPFQKLIPPLGGIDITPIFAFMVLHILNRYLVPALGQSVGMPGGLVIGL; encoded by the coding sequence ATGTCTACCTCGGCTGAAATTGCCATTTACATCATTCGCACTCTGGGCTCGCTGTACCTGATGTTGGTGCTGCTGCGCTTTCTGTTCCAGATGGTGCGGGCGGATTTCTACAATCCCATTTCCCAGTTCGTCGCCAAAGCCACCAATCCGCTGCTCATGCCGCTGCGCAAGGTGATTCCCGGTTTTTTCGGCGTTGATCTGGCGGCCCTGGTATTGGCACTGGCGGTACAGTGGTTATTGATTCAACTGGTACTGGTCATCGCCGGCCTCGGCTTTCTCAACCCGCTCTACACCATCGCCTGGTCGGCCATTGGTCTTCTCTCGGTGGTACTGTCGATCTACTTCTGGTGCCTGATCATCTCCATTATCGCCAGTTGGGTCGCCCCCTTCAGCCAGCACCCGGCGCTGATTCTGGTGCGCCAGTTGGTGGCTCCAGTCATGGCCCCCTTCCAGAAGCTCATCCCCCCGCTTGGCGGCATTGATATCACTCCGATTTTTGCCTTCATGGTCCTGCACATTCTCAACCGCTACCTGGTTCCGGCTTTGGGACAGAGCGTCGGCATGCCCGGGGGCCTGGTCATCGGCCTGTAA
- a CDS encoding type IV pilus twitching motility protein PilT, protein MDITELLAFSAKQGASDLHLSAGLPPMIRVDGDVRRINLPPMEHKQVHSLIYEIMNDKQRKDFEEFLETDFSFEVPGVARFRVNAFNQNRGAGAVFRTIPSKVLTMEELGMGSVFRDICAVPRGLVLVTGPTGSGKSTTLAAMMDYINDNKYEHILTIEDPIEFVHESKKCLVNQREVHRDTHGFSEALRSALREDPDIILVGELRDLETIRLALTAAETGHLVFGTLHTTSAAKTIDRVVDVFPANEKAMVRSMLSESLQAVISQTLLKKNGGGRVAAHEIMRGTSAIRNLIREDKVAQMYSAIQTGASLGMQTMDQCLADLVARRLVNRDVAREKAKMPENF, encoded by the coding sequence ATGGATATTACGGAACTTCTGGCCTTCAGCGCTAAACAGGGCGCTTCAGACTTGCACCTCTCCGCAGGCCTGCCCCCGATGATCCGGGTGGACGGCGATGTGCGGCGGATCAACCTGCCTCCCATGGAGCACAAGCAGGTGCATAGTTTGATCTACGAAATAATGAATGACAAGCAGCGCAAGGACTTTGAAGAGTTCCTGGAAACCGACTTCTCCTTTGAGGTGCCCGGCGTGGCCCGCTTCCGGGTGAACGCCTTCAATCAGAACCGCGGTGCCGGTGCGGTGTTCCGGACCATTCCGTCCAAGGTGTTGACCATGGAAGAGCTGGGTATGGGCAGCGTGTTTCGGGATATCTGCGCGGTGCCCCGGGGGCTGGTGTTGGTGACCGGCCCGACCGGCTCGGGCAAGTCCACCACTCTGGCGGCGATGATGGATTACATCAATGACAACAAGTATGAACACATTCTGACCATTGAGGACCCGATCGAATTTGTGCACGAAAGCAAAAAGTGCCTGGTCAACCAGCGCGAAGTGCACCGGGACACTCACGGCTTTTCGGAAGCGCTTCGTTCAGCGCTGCGGGAAGACCCGGATATCATTCTGGTGGGCGAACTGCGAGACCTGGAAACCATCCGTCTGGCGCTGACCGCCGCGGAAACCGGCCACCTGGTGTTCGGCACCCTGCACACCACCTCGGCGGCCAAGACCATTGACCGGGTGGTGGACGTGTTCCCGGCCAATGAGAAAGCCATGGTCCGCTCGATGTTGTCCGAGTCGTTGCAGGCGGTCATCTCCCAGACCCTGCTCAAGAAAAACGGTGGCGGCCGGGTGGCGGCACATGAAATCATGCGAGGCACCTCCGCCATTCGCAACCTGATCCGCGAAGACAAGGTGGCGCAGATGTACTCTGCCATCCAGACCGGGGCTTCCCTGGGGATGCAGACGATGGATCAGTGCCTGGCGGATCTGGTAGCGCGTCGGTTGGTCAATCGCGACGTGGCCCGGGAAAAAGCCAAGATGCCGGAAAACTTCTAG
- a CDS encoding YggS family pyridoxal phosphate-dependent enzyme codes for MPKIDEKLHNVTARLTAAAEAAGRHPQFVKLVAVSKTQPAEALEAAYHAGQRRFGENYLQEALPKQEALAHLPDIEWHFIGPIQSNKTRDIAEHFDWVHSVDRLKIAQRLNDQRPARLGHLNVCLQVNLDAEDSKAGVSLQALPELAREVSRLPNLSLRGLMAIPAPREEQVAQRASLARLRQALEDLRAQGLALDTLSMGMSADLEAAVAEGATLVRVGTDIFGPRSQY; via the coding sequence ATGCCAAAGATAGACGAGAAGCTCCACAATGTCACCGCCCGCCTGACTGCGGCTGCCGAAGCCGCCGGTCGTCACCCCCAGTTTGTGAAGCTGGTCGCAGTCAGCAAAACCCAACCCGCCGAGGCGCTGGAGGCCGCTTACCATGCGGGGCAGCGTCGCTTCGGAGAAAACTACCTGCAGGAAGCACTACCCAAACAGGAGGCTCTGGCACACCTACCCGACATTGAATGGCATTTTATCGGCCCGATCCAGTCCAACAAAACCCGGGATATCGCCGAGCATTTTGACTGGGTCCACAGCGTGGACCGACTCAAGATTGCCCAGCGCCTGAACGACCAACGCCCCGCCCGGCTCGGCCACCTGAATGTCTGCCTGCAAGTGAACCTCGACGCGGAAGACAGCAAGGCCGGGGTCAGCCTGCAGGCGCTGCCGGAGCTGGCCCGGGAGGTCAGTCGGCTACCCAACCTGAGCCTGCGCGGCCTGATGGCGATTCCCGCACCCCGGGAGGAGCAGGTGGCCCAGCGCGCCAGTCTGGCTCGACTGCGGCAGGCGCTGGAGGACCTGCGGGCCCAGGGGCTCGCGCTGGATACCCTGTCCATGGGCATGTCCGCAGATCTTGAGGCGGCAGTCGCCGAGGGCGCCACTCTGGTGCGGGTCGGTACCGACATTTTCGGTCCCCGCAGCCAATATTGA
- a CDS encoding dynamin family protein, translating to MDTRALYRHMSHYHLWRQDLSQRLRRFEHWVQTHGLVSDEVRQCLAQARQLLGNNDFTLVCVGEFSRGKTELINALLMDERKQRILPSHPGRTTMCPTEIHCDPDRPNCLRLLPIETRRSQASLERFKRIPRNWVTLSLDPKTPETLRATLDQVSASQWVSEEDARQLGFSPDQNSERNEEGLVAIPRWRHAMISLEHPLLRRGLRIIDTPGLNALGNEPELTLRVLPQAQAIVFLLSADAGLTASDMKLWRDHIRSLSQQRGSAVLTLLNKVDSLWDDLQPPEQVAQAVDELRLLTARQLAIEPEQVLPLSAKQALLGRARDDAERLERSGFRQLEQALGQTVARSRQALAGQRLITDSQAMIDNVYHSLKGRLADARQELLLLRAGEEQDNEALLSERREAIRQKHRQYHKQSLSLRTSQMLLDKQRPSLIQVISPERLAREIDHTRQRLANSWTTVGLSRSMAHLFDWLDHQLGHLEREVERTNRVLDSIYQRPEHAIDASQRPQNYQLDLTDERRQLRQLHHQADQFRASLDSLLSLKGPLIQRFVGTLVQEARALWHELYNTIDHWLKQALVPLFQHNQYQRQLLEHHMLRLTRMRHERQSQAQQVDSLHQNIKQMERALEDLLAVRERAQSEAEPERLAPVVPLSRARTAQPAS from the coding sequence ATGGACACCCGAGCGCTGTACCGTCACATGAGTCACTATCACCTCTGGCGCCAGGATCTGAGCCAGCGGTTGCGTCGCTTTGAACACTGGGTCCAGACCCATGGCCTGGTCAGCGATGAGGTGCGTCAGTGCCTGGCTCAGGCCCGCCAGCTACTGGGCAATAACGATTTTACGCTGGTCTGTGTCGGGGAGTTCTCCCGGGGTAAAACCGAACTGATCAACGCCCTGTTGATGGACGAGCGCAAACAGCGGATTCTGCCTTCGCACCCGGGCCGCACCACCATGTGCCCCACCGAAATTCATTGCGACCCGGACCGCCCCAACTGTCTGCGCCTGTTGCCGATCGAGACCCGACGCAGCCAGGCCAGCCTGGAGCGTTTCAAACGGATTCCCCGCAATTGGGTGACCCTGTCTCTGGACCCCAAAACACCGGAAACCTTGCGCGCCACCCTCGACCAGGTCTCCGCCAGCCAGTGGGTCAGCGAGGAAGACGCTCGCCAGCTCGGCTTCTCTCCCGACCAGAACAGCGAGCGCAACGAGGAAGGGTTGGTCGCCATTCCCCGCTGGCGCCACGCCATGATCAGCCTGGAGCACCCCCTGCTGCGTCGCGGCCTGCGAATCATTGATACACCGGGGCTCAATGCCCTGGGCAACGAACCCGAATTGACCCTGAGGGTTTTGCCCCAGGCCCAGGCCATTGTGTTCCTCCTCTCCGCCGACGCTGGCCTGACGGCCAGTGACATGAAGCTCTGGCGAGACCATATCCGGAGCCTGAGCCAGCAGCGCGGCAGCGCCGTGCTGACCCTGCTCAACAAGGTCGACAGCCTGTGGGACGACCTGCAACCTCCGGAGCAGGTGGCCCAGGCCGTCGACGAACTCCGCCTGCTCACTGCCCGACAACTCGCCATCGAGCCTGAGCAGGTACTCCCCCTGTCTGCCAAACAGGCCCTGCTGGGCCGTGCCCGGGATGACGCCGAGCGTCTGGAGCGCAGCGGTTTCAGGCAGTTGGAGCAGGCCCTCGGACAAACGGTGGCCCGCAGCCGTCAGGCGTTGGCAGGACAGCGTCTGATTACCGACAGCCAGGCCATGATCGACAATGTCTACCACAGCCTGAAAGGACGCCTGGCCGACGCGCGCCAGGAGTTGCTGCTGCTTCGCGCCGGAGAAGAACAGGACAACGAAGCACTGCTCTCCGAGCGCCGGGAAGCCATTCGCCAGAAGCATCGCCAGTACCACAAGCAATCCCTGTCCCTGCGGACCAGCCAGATGTTATTGGACAAGCAGCGCCCGTCGCTCATCCAGGTCATCAGCCCGGAGCGACTGGCCCGGGAGATTGACCACACCCGCCAGAGGCTCGCCAACAGCTGGACCACCGTGGGGCTGTCCCGCTCGATGGCTCACCTGTTTGATTGGCTGGACCATCAGTTGGGCCACCTGGAGCGGGAGGTCGAGCGAACCAACCGGGTGCTGGACTCCATTTATCAGCGCCCGGAACATGCCATTGACGCCAGTCAGAGACCTCAGAACTATCAACTGGACCTCACGGATGAACGCCGCCAACTGCGACAACTGCATCATCAGGCGGACCAGTTCCGCGCCTCACTGGACAGTCTTCTGAGCCTGAAAGGCCCGCTGATTCAACGCTTTGTCGGCACCCTGGTGCAGGAGGCCCGCGCCCTGTGGCACGAGCTGTACAACACCATAGATCACTGGCTGAAACAGGCTCTGGTTCCACTGTTCCAGCACAATCAGTATCAGCGACAGCTTCTGGAGCACCACATGCTGCGTCTGACGCGCATGCGCCATGAGCGACAGAGCCAGGCGCAACAGGTGGACAGCCTGCACCAGAACATCAAACAGATGGAGCGGGCACTGGAGGATCTGCTCGCCGTGCGCGAGCGGGCTCAGTCCGAGGCCGAGCCCGAACGGTTGGCGCCGGTGGTGCCGCTGAGCCGGGCCCGCACGGCCCAACCGGCCTCCTGA